A single genomic interval of Devosia oryziradicis harbors:
- a CDS encoding Gfo/Idh/MocA family protein, whose protein sequence is MVFRAVLAGCGAMSKGWLSAVAEHPLLQGRVEIVGLVDLHQPTAEARAAEFGLTNATIGSDLDAVLAATKPDLLFDVVIPAARQGVVETGLRHGCHVLSEKPMAATLEAGKALVAQAQAAGRVHAIVQNRRFISGVRRIRRMIESGALGDVTALHCDFFIGAHFGGFRDEMENVLLLDMAIHTLDAARFMAGVSPKAVYCLETNPRGSWYAHGAAANAIFEFDQGVVFNYRGSWCAEGANTSWESAWRIIGTKGTLIWDGEAAFNAKVVASDSGFFRELAEIEVPDPEDIDQTHGHASVLAEFLDAIEEGRPPETASNDNIKSLAMVFAAIESAKTRQRVTIAV, encoded by the coding sequence TTGGTATTCAGGGCCGTTCTTGCGGGTTGCGGAGCCATGTCCAAAGGGTGGTTGTCGGCGGTGGCCGAACATCCTTTGCTCCAGGGCCGGGTGGAGATTGTCGGCCTGGTCGATCTGCACCAGCCGACCGCCGAGGCGCGTGCGGCGGAATTCGGCCTGACCAACGCAACCATCGGGTCGGACCTCGACGCGGTGCTCGCGGCCACCAAGCCCGACCTGCTGTTCGACGTGGTGATCCCGGCAGCGCGCCAGGGCGTGGTCGAGACCGGCCTGCGCCACGGCTGCCATGTGCTGAGCGAAAAGCCGATGGCGGCGACGCTCGAGGCCGGCAAAGCGCTGGTCGCCCAGGCCCAGGCGGCAGGGCGCGTGCATGCCATCGTGCAGAACCGGCGTTTCATTTCCGGGGTGCGGCGCATCCGCCGGATGATCGAAAGCGGCGCGCTGGGCGATGTCACCGCGCTCCATTGCGACTTCTTCATCGGTGCCCATTTCGGCGGCTTCCGCGACGAAATGGAAAACGTGCTGCTGCTGGACATGGCGATTCATACGCTCGATGCCGCCCGCTTCATGGCCGGGGTATCGCCCAAGGCGGTTTATTGCCTCGAAACCAATCCGCGCGGCTCGTGGTACGCGCATGGCGCGGCGGCCAATGCCATCTTCGAATTCGACCAGGGCGTGGTGTTCAACTATCGCGGGTCGTGGTGTGCGGAAGGTGCCAATACGAGCTGGGAAAGCGCCTGGCGCATCATCGGCACCAAGGGCACGCTGATCTGGGACGGAGAAGCGGCGTTCAATGCCAAGGTCGTGGCCAGCGATAGCGGTTTCTTCCGCGAGCTGGCCGAGATCGAGGTGCCCGATCCGGAAGACATCGACCAGACGCATGGCCATGCCAGCGTGCTGGCGGAATTCCTCGATGCCATCGAGGAGGGCCGGCCGCCCGAGACGGCCAGCAACGACAATATCAAGAGCCTGGCCATGGTGTTCGCGGCGATCGAGAGCGCCAAGACCCGCCAGCGCGTGACCATTGCAGTCTGA
- a CDS encoding sugar phosphate isomerase/epimerase family protein, which yields MTNPAKTIRIGTMIQASAGKAPENIAAIADLGFESFEPFFWQTTNGQDLAELGKRSLEAIGNRDITINTIGMFGNPLEDQEMDRQTLQGWKDCIDNAHHFGATTVAGFTGRVRNKPLTDSLPRYKEVWSDLAKRAADKGVKIAFENCAMDGNWATGDWNIAHNPDAWELMFNETPDDNIGLEWEPCHQMVYLIDPLPQIRKWAHKFFHVHGKDATIRWDVIKEHGIFGKEKFVFMRTPGFGDSNWTDVISELRLAGYQGSIDIEGWHDPVYRDDLEMTGQVRALNYLKAARGGDFVDLNSLYSGGDPSLARN from the coding sequence GTGACTAACCCGGCCAAGACCATCCGTATCGGCACCATGATCCAGGCGTCAGCCGGCAAGGCGCCCGAGAATATCGCCGCCATTGCCGATCTGGGCTTTGAAAGCTTCGAGCCCTTCTTCTGGCAGACAACCAATGGCCAGGACCTGGCCGAGCTGGGCAAGCGTTCGCTCGAGGCCATCGGCAATCGGGATATCACGATCAACACCATCGGCATGTTCGGCAATCCGCTGGAAGACCAGGAGATGGACCGCCAGACCCTGCAGGGCTGGAAGGACTGCATCGACAATGCCCACCACTTCGGCGCCACCACGGTCGCCGGCTTTACCGGCCGCGTGCGCAACAAGCCGCTGACCGACAGCCTGCCCCGCTACAAGGAGGTGTGGTCGGACCTGGCCAAGCGCGCCGCCGACAAGGGCGTCAAGATCGCCTTCGAAAACTGCGCCATGGACGGCAATTGGGCCACCGGCGACTGGAACATCGCGCATAACCCGGACGCCTGGGAGCTGATGTTCAACGAGACGCCGGACGACAATATCGGGCTCGAATGGGAGCCCTGCCACCAGATGGTCTACCTGATCGACCCCCTGCCCCAGATCCGCAAGTGGGCGCACAAGTTCTTCCATGTCCACGGCAAGGACGCCACCATCCGCTGGGACGTGATCAAGGAACACGGCATCTTCGGCAAGGAGAAGTTCGTGTTCATGCGGACGCCGGGGTTCGGGGACAGCAACTGGACCGACGTGATCTCCGAATTGCGGTTGGCCGGTTACCAGGGCTCGATCGATATCGAGGGCTGGCATGACCCGGTCTATCGCGACGACCTCGAAATGACCGGCCAGGTGCGCGCCCTCAACTACCTGAAGGCCGCGCGCGGCGGCGATTTCGTCGACCTCAATTCACTCTATTCCGGCGGCGACCCGTCGCTGGCGCGCAACTGA